AATGGGGCTGATTTCTCGATAGCCTAACCTCTGCAGCTTCCCTTTTAAATCCCTTTGGTAAATATTGTCTCCAGGTTGAAGAACCTCCAGATCTGAATAAATACGGGAAGGTAAATCCCACCGCTTTTTATTGAATTCCTCTGTCAGGAGTTCATCTAAATACCATTCGTACCAGAAAATTAAGAGAACCTCGGAAATAGCGATAACACCTAGGATACAGGACCCTACGAATAGGGGTCTACGCTGGTGAAAGAAGTAACCCATTCCTCAACCTTACCCTTTAGTTTTTGGTTCTCAGGAGGGATAAATTTTTTCAACCTGAAAGGTAACAAACCTCTACTGAGGGATTGGTTTAGGGAGTAGAGGATTCTTTATTTTTACCTCCCTGAACCTGAGAGCTTTACCCCTCGGCCGGACCCGCTGCAGGGGGACCCTGCCAGATCATCCCATCCTTTAAGGACCCTCTTCGTGGTAAATTAGTATTTCTTTGTACCTAATTTACAATCTTTGCACTTAAAATTCCAGAATATGTAGAAGATACAGTTAAAAATTTCAACCCCTGCAATCAGGTAAAGAGAAATGAAGTGACGGATACATGGGATGAGGAAACTGGAGGAACATCAACTCAGGGAGTGATGATTCCATTTTTAAATTGAGGTACTAAATCATAGAGATCTATTTGAGAACAGAATTTTAAATCCTCGCCTAAACCGATATCTATAAGGCCCTGACCTCCTCGGGTACGTCGAAATAATCCCAACAGGTCGGTTTGATAACTTCGGTAGAGAATCTCGGCAGCTTCAGCCGCCTCGCTTTTTTTTAGCTTTTCAGAAACCAGCCGATCTAATTTGTGGACCAACCCCCCTGCACAGACTAAATCTTCCAAAGAAAAATTTCCCTCTGTCCCGGCACAGGCAATAAGTACCTCTCCCGGTTGAAGTGCTCCCTTTTGTATTTGGGCAGCCAGTCGCCCGGCGACGGCAGTCAGGTTAATAAAGGCGCAAATCAACACTTCCCCGGCCATTTCTACCATCTTAAGCACCCGGGTTCCGTTGGTTGTCGTTAACAAAATCTTTTTTCCCCGGACCGTTTCAGAATTATATTCCCTTGGAGAGTTTCCAAGGTGAAATCCCGCTACTTTTCTGCCGCTCCGTTCTCCTCCGATAATCCAGGGAGAATCTGATTCCTGAAATTTCTGAAAAGCTTCTTCGGGAGTCAATACTGGAAGGATCAGTAACGATCCGTTTTGCAAGGCAGTGATGATGGTAGTGGTAGCCCGTAGTACATCTATTGCTACCGCCGTTTTACCTTCAAGCTTTTTGTGAGTCAGCTCTTCGGGAATTATCGCAATATCCAGATTCACTTTCATTGGTGAAGACGATTTCCATGGAATCCGTTCTACAGGTAAAGAAGTTATACCAACTGATTCTATTGATTTTTATATAATAACTAACCTCCCGACCTCCTTCCCCATGTAGGGGAAGGGGAAACCGGTCGTCGCCAGACCCCTGGGTTCTCCCCTTTTCCCTTCATTTGAAAAAATACCCTTAAAAGGGGACAAGGAGGCGTCTAAACCCCAGGTTTAATCCTTAACTTGATACCTACGGGACTGTTCCTACAGTTGAGGCGATGTTTCAATGTAGAATTTTAGGATTCTTATAAAGTCCTTCGGTAGGGGGAAGGTTTGAAACCTGCCCCTGTTTCATGAAACGCAAATTGACATGGCTTTACCTGATGGATACCGGTAAAGCTATTTCCTCTGTATAAGCCGGGTTGGCTTCGGTAGTTACCTCTTCTTTTTGGTTGAACACCTTAAGGAGTTGATAAGTGGTCGAACGCTCGGCCGGGATCCTTCCCAGGTCCCAGATCAATCGTCGCATCTCCTCTGGAGCCAGATACTCTCCGGTTGTTGCTCCGGCTGCTTTAGAAATATTCTCTTCCATTAAAGTGCCACTGAAATCGTTGGCGCCTGCATTTAAGCATAACTGGGCGAGTTTAATCCCCAGTTTAACCCAGGAAACCTGAATGTTTTTAATATATCCGTTCAGCATTATTCTGGAGACTGCATGCATTCTGAGTTCTTCGAGCCCGGTGGGTCCGGGTCTGGATCCATCTTTACGATACAGAAAAGTATTTTCGTGAACAAATCCCAGGGGTACGAACTCGGTAAAACCATGGGTTTCTTTTTGAATAGAACGGATCAAGGCCAGATGGTTCGCAATATGCCACGGCTTTTCCACATGTCCATACATAATGGTAGCCGTAGAAGGAATTCCCAACTTATGAGCGGTCGTAATAATTTTAACCCACATGGCGACTTTAAGTCGGTTCTGAGATAGGATCCTGCGAACCTCATCATCCAGGATCTCGGCGGCTGTACCCGGAATGGTTCCCAGTCCGGCTTCCTTGAGCATGAGTAAATACTCCTCCAGGCTAAGCCCGGTCCGTTCGACTCCATGAAGGATCTCCATGGGAGAATAGGCATGGATGTGGATCTGCGGGGCTTTCTTCTTAACCAGACGTAAAATGTCCCGATACAGATAACCATCCATATTTCGGGGTAATCCTCCCTGGATACAAACCTCCGTAGCACCCCGTCTTACGGCATCTTCTACCTTGGCTTCGATTTCTTCGGGAGTCCGCATGTAAGCGTCTTCTTGATCGGGTCTCCGCTTAAATCCACAAAATTTACACCCTACATAACAGATATTGGTGAAATTGATATTTCGGTTTACAACATAGGTGACAATATTTCCAACGGCCCGCCGCCGAAGCTCATCGGCCACCAGAACCAGCGCTGTTAATTCGAAATCTCGAACTTCCAACAGCTTGATGCATTCTTCAACGGAAATTTCTTTGTCCTCCAGGGCTTTATCCAAAATCCTGGCAATAGACGGATCCATCATGTTCAAGAAACGATCCAGAAGACCGGTTAAATGAGGTATATCCGTAGCTGTTATCATGGTCCCTATAAAACGTAAGTGATACCTTTTTCCGGTTAATAAGGAGGTTTTTTTACTCCTTCCCGCGGTCAGAATCTCAAGGTCATCTGAAGTTAAAGACTTAAACCTTGAGGTTCATCAGGAAATAAGCTAAACCAGAATATTTCCAGGTAAAAGGTATAACCCTTCACCACAAAGGTTATAACGAAAGAAGAGTGGTAAATTTTTACGTTTTATGTTTTACGTTTTTCAACAGATTATCCCTTGTAAGTAACCACTTAAGATTTAGGTCATCGAGGAGCTCCAGTCAAGAAAAAACTCTTCTCTGAACTCCCCTGAGAGCCTTGACAAACCTTAAATTTCATCCTAAGGTACTGGATATGAAGGATCGAACGGTAACATATTCTCCATCTATAACCATTACAGTTACCCATGATTGTCCCAAACACTGTCTGTATTGTGGATTTCGAACGGATCGGGAGGGATTGATTTCCTGGGAGAATATTCAAGCTACGCTGAACAATGCCCATCGGTTTGGTGCCACGGAAATCCTCATTATGTCCGGAGAAGAAGTGGAAAAGTTCCCTCACATTCGAGCCCAGTTAAAGGAGCGGGGGTATAAGACTTTTGTAGATTTTGTTTATTCTGTTTGTGAGACTGTTCTGGAAAATGGATTCCTTCCCCATACCAACATCGGTATTATGACCTATGAGGAGCTTGCCCGGTTACGGGAAGTTAACGCCTCTATGGGTCTTATGTTGGAGAACGTAGATCCCTGGGTAGCCCGGAAAGTACAACCTCAAAAAAACCTTCGGGACCGGATTCGAACCCTGGAAGATGCTGGCCGACTCAAGATTCCTTACACCAGTGGTATTCTCATCGGAATGGGAGAATCGGTAGAGAGCCGATTCGAATCTTTGCGAATCCTTGCCGACTTGCATAAACAATACGGCCATCTTCAAGAGATTATCATTCAGAATTATGTCCCTAACCGGGGTTCACGGCTTCGCCCGTATCCCCTCTCTTTAGGGGAATATAAGGAACTTATTGCCTATTCTAAGGAGATCATGCCAGAGGTAGCCGTACAGATCCCACCGAATTTAAATCCTTACTGGTTAGACTTAATCGAGGTCGGGGCGGAAGATCTGGGAGGGATTTCTCCAGAAGGGGATCACGTTAACATAGATAACCCTTGGGACCAGATAACCTTCTATGAGGAAGCCTTAACCCAGAGGGGATATCGCCTCTCCAAACGACTCCCGGTCTATGCGAAGTACTATCAGACGGTTTTGTCCTTCCCTGGAAAGATTGGAAAGTATTTGAAGGCTTTTATAAATAATGAAGTTCAGGCTGGTTGATTTAATTTTTACCGATACCGATTAAATGAGATGTTACAAGGAGGAGGGTTCCTGGTTCAAGGTTCAGGATGCTGAGTTCAGTGAACTTCGCCATTGTTCCCGTTAAGTGTTTATCCCATGCCAAGGAGCGATTAGCTTCTCTTCTTTCGCCTGCCGAAAGGCAATCTCTGGCCTTTGCCATGCTAAAAGATGTTTTAGCGGCTCTCACCCGTTCCGGAGAACTCCAGCACGTCGTGGTTGTCAGTAGCGATCTTACCGTGTGGGAAGTAGCCCGGAATTTCGGTGCTTTGATTATTAAAGAGCTATCCCAGGAAAATGAAAGTGCCTCGGTGGAGGCGGCAACGAAAATCTGTATAAGCTGGGGGGCTTCCACAGTATTGATTGTACCTTCCGATATTCCCCTTATAACCCCTGAAGATGTGGATTTTCTTATCAAGAAAAGCCGGCAAGGACTTCAACCCTGCTTACCGATTAAAGAGGATGAGCCTGGGGCGGATTCCCCCTTTGTAATTCTCGTACCTTCTTGGGATCACAAGGGAACCAACGCCTTCTTGCGAAGACCTCCGGATGTTATCCCTTCCAGCTTTGGTTATGACAGCCTTCGGATTCATATTGCCGAGGCCGAGAGACAGAAGATCCCCTATCAAATTTACGAATTACCCAGAATTGCCTTGGATATTGATTCTCCTGAGGATCTCAAGTTATTTCTCTCTGTCGAGAGTCTGACCCATACCTACCGACAGCTTGTGAAATCGGAAATACCCCATCGTCTTCGGCTTTAGTTCTGGCTGAAGGGTATGGAATTATTTTTGAATGGAAACCGCACAAAACTTGAATTCTGGAATTTTTCCATAGGGATCCAACACGTCATTGGTTAAAACATTGGCAGCCGCCTCTTTAAAATGAAAGGGAATGAAGACATTTCCTGGAGATACGCGTGTAGAAGCCCGGACCTTCAAGATAATAGTTCCCCGGCGAGAGGAAACTTTAACCTTCTCTCCGTCTTGAATCCCCAGCCTGTCCAAATCTATGGGATTCACATCCACATAGGGTTCTGGAGAGATTTCATCCAGAGCCTTGGAACGACGGGTCATGGTTCCTGTATGCCAGTGTTGGAGGACACGACCTGTATTCAGGACAAAGGGATAGTCGGCGTCGGGTAATTCTTTAGCTGGAGCAAATTCAACTGGAATGAATTTACCTCGGCCACTGGGGAAGGTTTCGGTAAACAAAACCGAGGTGCCCGGATCCTCCGGGGTCCTAGAAGGCCAGAGAATTCCACCTTTGGTCAGGCGCTCATAATTCAATCCAGCATAGCTGGGGGTCAGGGAGGCTATCTCCTGGAAGATTTCTTCGGCGGAAGTATAGTTCATGGGATAGCCCATACGAGTAGAAAGGTCCGCGATAATCTGCCAGTCTATACGAGCCTGTCCGGGAGAGTCTATAGCCTTTCGGGCCAGTTGAACGCGCCGATCCGTGTTGGTATAGGTCCCCTCCTTTTCGGCAAAACTGGATCCGGGTAGAATCACATCGGCAAATTCAGCGGTTTCAGTTAAGAAAATGTCTTGAACCACAAGGAACTCTAGAGAGGCCAGACACTTTTTAACTTTATTGATATTAGGATCGCTGAGGAAGGGATTTTCCCCCATCATATACATCCCTTTGATGGTTCCCTTCAAGATTTCGTTCATGATCTCCACCACGGTTAAACCCGGCTCAGGATCCAGAGGAACCCCCCAGGCCGATTCAAATTTTTTCTTTACGGCCGGATCATTCACTTTTTGATAATCGGTATAGACAAAGGGGATAAGGCCTACATCGGAGGCGCCCTGAACGTTGTTCTGGCCTCTCAGGGGATGAAGACCGGTCCCGGGCCTGCCAATATGTCCGGTTACCAGGGCTAAGTTGACTAAATTCCTTGCGTTATCGGTCCCTGTAGAATGTTGGGAAATTCCCATTCCCCAGAAAATCATGCTTCGTTCTGCAGTTGCATAGAGGCGAGCAATCTTTCTAACCAAATCTGCGGATACCCCGGTCAATTTCTCTACTAATTCAGGTGGGTAAGCGGTAACCGTTTCCCGAAGTTTTTCAAAGCCTTCTGTCCGTTCCTGAACGAATTTCTCGTTGACCAGACCTTCCTGGATAATTACATGTAAAAATCCATTGAGGAGGGCCACATCGGTTCCAGGTTTGAATTGAATAAAATAATCGGCATGTCGGGCTAAGTCCACATAACGTGGGTCGATTACGATAAGGGTGGTTCCCTTTTTGGCAGCCTGTTTGATAAAGGTAGCAGCAACCGGATGGTTTTCTACCGGATTGGCTCCGATCACGAGGGCAACCTGGGCCTGTAAAACATCAGCAAAAATGTTGGAAACGGCCCCACTTCCGATGGTTTCCATAAGGGCTGCTACAGAAGAAGCATGGCAAAGGCGGGTACAGTGATCCACATTATTTGTCCCAAATACAGCCCGAATAAGTTTCTGGAAGAGGTAATTATCTTCATTGGAACACTTGGCAGAACCGAATCCGGCCAGAGCCTTTGATCCATAGTGTTTTTTAATCCATAGAAATTTTGAAGCTGCCAGCTCCAAGGCTTCTTCCCAAGTAGCTTCCCGAAAAGCTTCCCGTGGGGAGTATTCGGAGCTGTTGGATTTATCCAAATTCAATTGTTTAGGATATTCCGGTCTACGGATAAGCGGCACGGTTAACCGCTCGGGATGATTAATATAATCAAAACCGTAGCGACCTTTCACACAAAGACGTCCCCGATTGGCCGGTCCATCGGGTCTCCCGGTAACTCGTACGATGGTATGATCGGCCACATGATAGGTAATACTACAACCGACTCCACAATAGGGGCACAGGGAGTGGACAGGTCGGGTATTTTTAAAATCGGTTAGGGAAGTCAAGGGCTTATCGGTCAAAGCACCGGTTGGACAATAGGCCATACACTCTCCGCAGGAAACGCAAGAAGATTTCCCCATGGGCTGATCCATATCAAAGGAGATTTTGGTATGAATTCCTTTATACGCCCTACCAATCACCTCATTAACCTGAAGATCGGAGCAAGCCCGAAGGCAACGATCACATAAAATACAGGCGTCGTGATCTACGGCAATAACCGGGGAGGATAAATCGAGAGAGGGGTAGGGCCGTAAGAAGGTATTCCTTTTACTCCCACCCTCCCCGACTCCCATACTCTCATCCTTCCCTACTCCTATTCCCCCATTCTTTCTCGCAAACCGGGATCCCTGAATCCCATAGGCTGTGGCCAGTCTTTCTAATTCACAATCTCCGGTCTGTTCTTGCTTTTTGCAGGGAGTTGGATGGTCTGTCAAAAGAAGTTCTGTCAGCATACGCCGGGATCGCTGAACGCGAGGAGAATGGGTTTGAATAACCATGTCCTTCTCTACCTGTCGAATACAGGCCGGAACCAGAACACGGGATCCTTTCACCTCTACCACACAAATCCGACAGACCGCAATCGGATTTAAGTTTGGATGATGGCAAAGAACCGGAATATCTATACCGATGGATTGAGCCGCCTCAAAAATAGTAGTACCCGGTTGAACCGAGAGGGGACGGTCGTCGATAGCTATTGGGATAAGATTCATTTATCGGGAATAAAAGAATAGGAGAAGTGGGGGTAGGAGAACAAAATGGGTCTCATCCATTCCCTTCTTCTCCCACTCGGAGTCTCCATCTTCTAAAAACATACCCTCGAGGGACATTGTTTTTTCAAAATATGGGCCTCTATCTCTTCTGGAAAGTGTTGGATAACCGAAGTAATGGGATAAGGCGCAGCCTGGCCCAGACCACAAATGGAAGTTCCTTGCATGGTCTCAGAAAGTTCCCTAATCCAATCCAGATCCTGTTGAGAGCCTTTCCCCCAACGAATATCATCCAGAATCTCAACCAATTTTTCAGAACCAATCCGGCAGGGAACACACTTCCCACAGGATTCATTACGGAAGAATTTAATTACGTTTCGGGCCAGGTCTACCATACAGGTTCCCTCGGCTATGGCAATGACGGCTCCGGATCCCAACATGGATCCAACCCTGGCGAGGGACTGGAAATCTAAGGGGATATCCACCATACGGGCCGGAAGGAACCCCGAAGAGGCCCCCCCTGGTGCGAAGGCTTTGAGTTTTTTACCGTTAGAAATTCCTCTACCATAATTAAAGATCAGTTCCGCTGCCGAAATTCCCAAGGAAACTTCATAAACCCCGGGCCTTTGAACTTCCCCACTTAAAGCCAGAAACTTCAAGCCTGCTGCACCGTTTTTTCCCTGGGTTTTAAACCACTCTGCACCTTTTAGGAGAATGGCCGGAATAAAGGCAAAAGTCTCTACATTATTAATCAGGGTCGGCTTACCATAAAGTCCATGGGTTCCCGGAAAAGGAGGTTTGTTGCGAGGTTCGGCCCGCTTCCCTTCCAAAGCCTCCAATAGGGCAGTTTCCTCTCCACAGATATATCCCCCGGCACTCTCAAAGATTTCGAGCTCAAAGGAGAAGTCTGAACCTAAAAGGTTGGGTCCTACTATACCTTTAGACCGACAGATTTGAAGAGCTTCCTCCAGAACCTCTTTTTCCCGATGATATTCATGGCGAATAAAAATAATGCCCTTCTGCGCACCCACCACCCGTGCCCCGATAAGCATACCTTCTATCACCAGATAAGGAAATTTTTGTAAAATTACCCGATCTTTAAAGGTTCCCGGCTCACTTTCATCGGCATTACAAATTAC
This sequence is a window from Candidatus Limnocylindrales bacterium. Protein-coding genes within it:
- a CDS encoding 2-phosphosulfolactate phosphatase; translation: MKVNLDIAIIPEELTHKKLEGKTAVAIDVLRATTTIITALQNGSLLILPVLTPEEAFQKFQESDSPWIIGGERSGRKVAGFHLGNSPREYNSETVRGKKILLTTTNGTRVLKMVEMAGEVLICAFINLTAVAGRLAAQIQKGALQPGEVLIACAGTEGNFSLEDLVCAGGLVHKLDRLVSEKLKKSEAAEAAEILYRSYQTDLLGLFRRTRGGQGLIDIGLGEDLKFCSQIDLYDLVPQFKNGIITP
- the cofH gene encoding 5-amino-6-(D-ribitylamino)uracil--L-tyrosine 4-hydroxyphenyl transferase CofH — its product is MITATDIPHLTGLLDRFLNMMDPSIARILDKALEDKEISVEECIKLLEVRDFELTALVLVADELRRRAVGNIVTYVVNRNINFTNICYVGCKFCGFKRRPDQEDAYMRTPEEIEAKVEDAVRRGATEVCIQGGLPRNMDGYLYRDILRLVKKKAPQIHIHAYSPMEILHGVERTGLSLEEYLLMLKEAGLGTIPGTAAEILDDEVRRILSQNRLKVAMWVKIITTAHKLGIPSTATIMYGHVEKPWHIANHLALIRSIQKETHGFTEFVPLGFVHENTFLYRKDGSRPGPTGLEELRMHAVSRIMLNGYIKNIQVSWVKLGIKLAQLCLNAGANDFSGTLMEENISKAAGATTGEYLAPEEMRRLIWDLGRIPAERSTTYQLLKVFNQKEEVTTEANPAYTEEIALPVSIR
- the cofG gene encoding 7,8-didemethyl-8-hydroxy-5-deazariboflavin synthase subunit CofG, with product MKDRTVTYSPSITITVTHDCPKHCLYCGFRTDREGLISWENIQATLNNAHRFGATEILIMSGEEVEKFPHIRAQLKERGYKTFVDFVYSVCETVLENGFLPHTNIGIMTYEELARLREVNASMGLMLENVDPWVARKVQPQKNLRDRIRTLEDAGRLKIPYTSGILIGMGESVESRFESLRILADLHKQYGHLQEIIIQNYVPNRGSRLRPYPLSLGEYKELIAYSKEIMPEVAVQIPPNLNPYWLDLIEVGAEDLGGISPEGDHVNIDNPWDQITFYEEALTQRGYRLSKRLPVYAKYYQTVLSFPGKIGKYLKAFINNEVQAG
- a CDS encoding NTP transferase domain-containing protein, encoding MNFAIVPVKCLSHAKERLASLLSPAERQSLAFAMLKDVLAALTRSGELQHVVVVSSDLTVWEVARNFGALIIKELSQENESASVEAATKICISWGASTVLIVPSDIPLITPEDVDFLIKKSRQGLQPCLPIKEDEPGADSPFVILVPSWDHKGTNAFLRRPPDVIPSSFGYDSLRIHIAEAERQKIPYQIYELPRIALDIDSPEDLKLFLSVESLTHTYRQLVKSEIPHRLRL
- the fdhF gene encoding formate dehydrogenase subunit alpha yields the protein MNLIPIAIDDRPLSVQPGTTIFEAAQSIGIDIPVLCHHPNLNPIAVCRICVVEVKGSRVLVPACIRQVEKDMVIQTHSPRVQRSRRMLTELLLTDHPTPCKKQEQTGDCELERLATAYGIQGSRFARKNGGIGVGKDESMGVGEGGSKRNTFLRPYPSLDLSSPVIAVDHDACILCDRCLRACSDLQVNEVIGRAYKGIHTKISFDMDQPMGKSSCVSCGECMAYCPTGALTDKPLTSLTDFKNTRPVHSLCPYCGVGCSITYHVADHTIVRVTGRPDGPANRGRLCVKGRYGFDYINHPERLTVPLIRRPEYPKQLNLDKSNSSEYSPREAFREATWEEALELAASKFLWIKKHYGSKALAGFGSAKCSNEDNYLFQKLIRAVFGTNNVDHCTRLCHASSVAALMETIGSGAVSNIFADVLQAQVALVIGANPVENHPVAATFIKQAAKKGTTLIVIDPRYVDLARHADYFIQFKPGTDVALLNGFLHVIIQEGLVNEKFVQERTEGFEKLRETVTAYPPELVEKLTGVSADLVRKIARLYATAERSMIFWGMGISQHSTGTDNARNLVNLALVTGHIGRPGTGLHPLRGQNNVQGASDVGLIPFVYTDYQKVNDPAVKKKFESAWGVPLDPEPGLTVVEIMNEILKGTIKGMYMMGENPFLSDPNINKVKKCLASLEFLVVQDIFLTETAEFADVILPGSSFAEKEGTYTNTDRRVQLARKAIDSPGQARIDWQIIADLSTRMGYPMNYTSAEEIFQEIASLTPSYAGLNYERLTKGGILWPSRTPEDPGTSVLFTETFPSGRGKFIPVEFAPAKELPDADYPFVLNTGRVLQHWHTGTMTRRSKALDEISPEPYVDVNPIDLDRLGIQDGEKVKVSSRRGTIILKVRASTRVSPGNVFIPFHFKEAAANVLTNDVLDPYGKIPEFKFCAVSIQK
- the nuoF gene encoding NADH-quinone oxidoreductase subunit NuoF, encoding MILKELKAIQDRHGFLPEEELRRLAVQWKVPLYEIYGVASFYPHFRLKPRTSHEIKICTDISCHLRGASRLRDQIEKAINATNFKVVSIQEVSCLGQCDAPIAVSVNERIYSGLTKGELQARIEALVTGQEELKEVDLNPASAYSQETFQINPYATQSRSEKNQESFEALRKVVQERAFEDYIALLKDSGLRGMGGAGFPTGVKWEIVRNAPGEPKYVICNADESEPGTFKDRVILQKFPYLVIEGMLIGARVVGAQKGIIFIRHEYHREKEVLEEALQICRSKGIVGPNLLGSDFSFELEIFESAGGYICGEETALLEALEGKRAEPRNKPPFPGTHGLYGKPTLINNVETFAFIPAILLKGAEWFKTQGKNGAAGLKFLALSGEVQRPGVYEVSLGISAAELIFNYGRGISNGKKLKAFAPGGASSGFLPARMVDIPLDFQSLARVGSMLGSGAVIAIAEGTCMVDLARNVIKFFRNESCGKCVPCRIGSEKLVEILDDIRWGKGSQQDLDWIRELSETMQGTSICGLGQAAPYPITSVIQHFPEEIEAHILKKQCPSRVCF